One region of Candidatus Zixiibacteriota bacterium genomic DNA includes:
- a CDS encoding prepilin-type N-terminal cleavage/methylation domain-containing protein, with amino-acid sequence MKRKNENGFTLLEVMVGLVIFTLGLLLLSSMLVVALRGNVWSGKTTLIVQATREKIEEFRRLPDESMVSGSDVRGRLNRVWEVEDIDANLKQLRVIVSYHDEKDVERACSTVTYIQVGE; translated from the coding sequence ATGAAGCGAAAGAATGAGAACGGCTTTACCCTGCTGGAAGTGATGGTAGGCTTGGTGATCTTCACCCTGGGCCTGCTGCTGCTCAGCTCGATGCTGGTTGTCGCTCTGCGCGGCAACGTCTGGTCGGGCAAGACGACGTTAATCGTACAGGCTACGCGTGAAAAGATTGAGGAATTCCGCCGTTTGCCGGACGAGTCGATGGTGAGCGGGTCGGATGTGCGCGGGCGACTTAATCGTGTTTGGGAGGTTGAGGACATCGATGCGAACCTCAAGCAATTGCGGGTGATCGTGAGCTATCACGATGAGAAAGATGTCGAGCGGGCCTGCAGCACCGTAACTTACATTCAGGTAGGTGAATAA